The nucleotide window AAACCGAGGACTACGCCTACGACCGCGTGCACTTGTCTAGCTACGTGGGCAACTGGAAGCGCGAGGAACTCTACCTCGAGCCGTTGCCAGCAAACGTAACTGTCGTGCCTGGGCGCGCGGTGTCGATCAAGCCCGAATCTCAAGAGTTGGTGCTGGAAGACGGCACTGTGTACGCGTATGGCGAGCTTGTGATGGCAACCGGATCACGTCCGTTCGTGCCGCGTCTGCCCGGTAACGATCTGCCGCAGGTGCACCTCTACCGCACCCTGGATGACATGGACGGCATTCGCGCCGCCATTGAGAATGTGGAAAACAAGCACGGAGAGGTTACCGCCACGGTTGTCGGCGGCGGTCTGCTCGGACTTGAAGCCGCCGGAGCTACTCAGGCGATGGGCGCAAAGACGCATGTTGTGGAAATGGCTCCGCGTCTCATGCCGCTGCAGGTTGATGATGCGGGTGGTGAGATGCTCTCGCACGCAATCAGACAGATGGGCGTGGAGATTCATGTGGGGGCGGTGACTAGGTCGATCGTGGCGTCGACAAGCAAGGAAGGCTCTGTTGTCCTTGATATGGGCGACGGCGGGGAACTGGAAACTGACCTGGTGATTTTCTCTGCCGGTATCCGGCCGCGAGATTCCCTCGGCCCGGACGCGGGCTTGGAACTGGGTTCGCGCGGCGGGTTCCTCACAGACCGGCAGTGCCGCACCTCCATCGAGCACATTTCCGCAATCGGTGAGTGCGCGGCCGTGGACGGTAAGACCTACGGTCTGGTTGCTCCCGGCTACACGATGGCGGAAATTACCGCCGCGCGGCTGGCGGGGGAGCCGATTGCAGATTTTGAAGACCCGGACATGTCCACCAAGCTGAAGCTGATGGGTGTGGACGTGGCGTCGTTCGGAGACGCCTTCTCTACCATCGAGGGGCGCAAGGAACTGCACATTCAGGATCCGGTGTCTGGTGTGTACAAGAAGCTGATTCTGGATGCGGAGGGTAAGCGTCTCCTAGGCGGCATTCTGGTCGGCGAGGCGTCGAGCTACTCGCTGCTGCGTCCGATGGTTGGCAGTGAGTTGCCGGGAGATCCGGTCAGCTTGATCGCGCCGGAGACGGGCGCGGGTACTACGGCCATCGGGGCTGGCGACTTACCGGATTCGATGCAGATTTGCTCCTGCAACAACGTGACCAAGGGACAGATCCGTGACGCAATTGGTCAGGGCTGCCACTCGGTGGAAACCGTCATGGGGGCAACCCGCGCGGGTACGTCGTGTGGATCGTGCGTGTCACTGTTGAAAGGAATTCTGGACGCGGAAGGCATTGAACAATCCAAGGCCGTATGCGTGCATTTCCCGCAATCGCGTGCAGAGCTGTTCGAAATCGCCCAATCCACAGGCATCACCGAGTTTGATGAGTTCATCGCACGCTTTGGCCAGGGCCGCGGCTGCGAGGTATGCAAGCCGACGTTCTCCAACATCGTTGCGTCAATGCACACAGAGCAGCACGTGCTTGAAGGGCGCCGCGCGGGCCTGCAAGACACCAACGACCGCATGTTGGGCAACATGCAGAAGAACGGCACCTACTCCGTTATTCCGCGCCAGCCAGCCGGCAATGTGACGCCAGAACAACTCATCGAGATGGGCCGCATTGCGGATGATTTCGGTCTTTACCTCAAGGTCACCGGCGCGCAGCGCATCGCGATGTTCGGTGCCCGTACCGAGGACTTGCCGGAAATCTGGCGCAGGCTGATCAGCGTGGGCATGGAATCGGGCCAGGCCTACGGAAAGTCCCTGCGTGCGGTGAAATCCTGCGTGGGCACGGACTGGTGCCGCTACGGGCAACAAGACTCTGTGGCCATGGCGGTCAGACTTGAACTGCGCTACCGCGGTCTGCGTAGCCCGCACAAGCTCAAGATGGGTGTGTCTGGCTGCGCACGCGAGTGCGCGGAATCGCGTGGCAAGGACGTCGGCGTTATTGCGACTGAAACCGGGTGGAACCTCTACGTAGGCGGTAACGCAGGTGCGACGCCGCGCCAAGCGCAGCTGCTGGCCAAGGATCTAGACGATGACACGCTGATCCGCTACATCGACCGTTACCTGTCTTTCTACATCCGCACCGCAGACCGGCTGCAGCGCACCGCCGCTTGGTTGGCGGAGGTTGAAGGAGGGCTGGACCACGTGAGGGATGTTGTGGTGGATGACTCGCTGGGCATTGCTCGCGATCTCGAGGAGTTTATGGAACACCACGTGGCCAATTACTCCGACGAGTGGCAGGACGTGCTAAATGACCCGGAGAAGCTCAAGCGCTTCGTCAGCTTCATTAACGCCCCCAATACCCCGGATCCCACGGTGCAGTTTGAAGAGCACCCGCAAGGTGGCCGAAAGGTGCCGCTGATGATGCCGGTTGTGGGCGCACAGTAGTTACGTGCAGAACTTAAGCACAGGAGTTGAAGGAGAATCCAGATGTCTATTTCCGTGTGCAAGCTTGCAGACCTCACCGAGGGCGTCGGAGCGGCTGCCCTGCTGCCCGATGAGCGCCAGGTGGCAATCTTCCGGGTGGAAACGGAAGACGGCGAGCAGCTGTTTGCAGTTGACAACATTGACCCGTACACCGGCGTCGCAGTGATTTCCCGCGGCATTGTCGGAGAGTCTGAGGGACGGCCCACTATCGCCTCGCCACTTCTGAAACAGAAGTTCTTTCTAGATTCGGGGGAGTCGCTGCAGGGCGATTCCGTTGCGCTTCGCACCTATGCAGTGCGTATCGACGGTTCCGGGGACGACTCCCACGTCATCGTCGAAGCGTAAGCGCTCAATCCGGGAGTGGAAGGTTCAGCAGATGTTCATTTGAATTTCTCCATTTGGTGAGGCGGCGGAAATAACGTCTGAAGCGCTTTGTGCCGCAAGGCGATCTTTGCTACCAACCACCGGGGAGAACTTCCATGTCTATCTTGGGCAAGAACTTGTTCCAGTCCAACCGCTCGAGCCTGACCTGCACCTACAAGTGCGGTAACGCATGTGCAGGCGAGGCACCGAACCACTCCGATAACGCGTACTTCGGCGACATCATGTCCCGTCGTGGCGCGCTCAAGGTGATGGGTGCAGGTGCTGTCACCATCGGTGGTGGCGCAGCGCTAGCCGCATGTGGTTCTGACAGCGACTCTGAGGCGGCCAGCACGGTTGGAGAGACCGCAACCTCGACGAACCAGGTGACTGAGACTAGTGCCTCCGCTGGCGAGTCGAAGAAGATCGAGCCGGTCAAGGGCATGCAGTTCGAGCCGGTTGCTCCGAACAAGAATGACCAGATCACCGTGCCGGAGGGCTACGAGTCCAGCGTCCTGATCGCCTGGGGCGACCCGGTTTACGAGGACGCTCCGGAGTTCGACCCGAACAACCAAACCGCTGCTGCGGCTGCACGCCAGTTCGGCTTCAACAACGACTTTGCTGGCCTGTTCGACCACCCGGACGATGAGGGGCGCAAAGTCTACGTCTGCTCCCACGAGTACTCCACCGAACCGCAAATGCTCCCGAACTACAACGCTGATGACCCGACCGAGGAAGAGGTCAACATCGGCATTGTGTCCCACGGCCACACCATCCTCGAGGTGTCCCAGAACCCGGAGACTGGTGAGCTCACCCGCGAGTTCGGTCCGCTGAACCGCCGCATCACCGGTGAGACCCCGATGGTGCTGACCGGTGTCGCGGCCGGCCACGAACTGCTCCAGACCTCTGCAGACCCGACCGGTACCAAGGTCAACGGCACCTTCAACAACTGCTCCGGCGGTGTGACCCCGTGGGGAACCTTCCTCTCCGGCGAAGAGAACATTGACATGTACTGGGCTAACGGCGAGGCTGTCACCGACGAGCGCGCTGCAGCGGACCTGAAGCGCATGGGCGTTGTAGAAGGCGAGTCCGAGCGTAAGTGGGAGCGCTACCACGACCGCTTCGACCTGGCCAAGGAGCCGAACGAGATCAACCGCTTCGGCTACCTCGTCGAGATTGACCCGTTCGATCCGAACTCGACCCCGATCAAGCACACCTCCACCGGTCGTTTCAAGCATGAGGCCGGCAACATTGCCATTGACAAGGATGGCACCGTCGTTTGCTACTCCGGCGATGACCAGCGCTTCGAGTACATGTACAAGTTCGTCTCCTCCGAGAAGGTGGTTGAGGGCGACAAGGCCCACAACATGACCATCCTGGACTACGGCACCCTGTACGTCGCACAGTTTGAGGGCAACTCGCCGAAGGATGAGATCACCGGCGACGGCGACCTGCCGAAGGACGAGGCATTCGACGGCAAGGGCAAGTGGATCCCGCTCTACACCGTTACTAAGGACGGCTCCGAGTCCCACGTCGACGGCTTCACTGCCGAGGAAGCAGCTATCTTCACCCGCCAGGCTGCGGACGAAGTTGGCGCAACCAAGATGGACCGCCCGGAGGACTTCGAAGTTAACCCGGTTAACGGCAAGGTCTACGCAGCGCTGACCAACAACAAATACCGTGGCGCAACCGGCGAGAACGAGAAGAAGTCCAAGGAAGATGTCATGGAGTACGCGCCGATCCGCGAGAACAAAGACGGCTACGTCATCGAGATCGAAGAGGAGTCCTACGCAGGCACCGATTTCACCTGGGACCTCCTGCTGGTCTGTGGTGACCCGGAGGCCGCCTCGACCTACTTCGCTGGCTTCCCGAAGGATCAGGTTTCGCCGATCACCTGCCCGGACAACCTTGCGTTCGACGAGCACGGCAACCTGTGGATTTCCACCGACAGCCTCTATGCTCTGGACATCAACGACGGTCTCTACGCTGTCGGCCTTGAGGGCGAGAACCGCGGCCAGACCCTGTGCTTCCTCACCGTCGCAAACGGTGCTGAGACCTGTGGCCCGATCATCAAGGACAACCTGGTGATGGTCAACGTCCAGCACCCAGGTGAGATGGACGACGCAACCTTCGAGGAGCCGGGCTCCCACTGGCCTGACGGTGGCGACTCTCTCCCGCGTCCTGCTGTTGTGCAGGTGTTCCGCACCGACGGCGGCAAGATCGGTGTCGCGTAACCCTGCCATCCTGAGTCGCGCTGAACACGCGGCTCACCGCGTAAGTTGAGCTAACCCGCATCCACCTAAAACCGGTGGTTGCGGGTTTTCTCATGGGATTCCCCTAAGGCAGAAATCAGGGTGAAACCCTAGGTAGTTAGCGCTCTGAAACTGTTAGGCTAAACCTGTGAATTCCCGTAATCGACGCCGTGCGCGCAGCCGCTGGCGTGCATTTCAATCCGCTGTTATCACCGTCGCTGCGGCGGGTCTACTCGCTGGCTGTTCTCAAGGCGCGGGTGCGGTTCCAGAGGCTGATGTGGTGGAGCTCCAGCCGAAGGATCTCGCGTCTCGGGTAGCGGTGAGCGCGAGCGTCGACTCCAAGGAAGTCGTCGCCCTCACGACCACGCTGACCGGAGCCGTGACCGAAATCGACGTGCATGTCGGTCAACCGGTGCAAGAGGGCCAGGTTGTTGCACGGCTCGACACCTCCCAGCTGCAGCGGGATCTGGAGGCGCAGCGTGCGGATCGGCTCACCTCAGATGCGTCCGCGCAGAACGAGATCGAGCGGGCCCAGCAGCAGCTGCAGCAACAGCAAGATGCGCTCAACAGTGGCCTCAACGGGAACATCGTGCAGGCACAGTCCGCACAACGTGAGGCGCAGGCTCAGTACGACGAGGCGCAGGCTGTGTTCGACCAACGCGTAGCTGAGGTCCAGGGTGGTCACGACCCGGCACTTCTCGAGCAGGGGCAAGCCGTGGAAGCGGCCCGTCGTAACCTAGACGCTGTTGCAATGGAGTCTGTGCGCGCCAACCTTGCCACCCACCTCGCAGCCCTGGCTGAGCAGCCGGATCAAATCAGCCCGGTGCTCGGAATCCTTGAATCCGACGACAA belongs to Corynebacterium glaucum and includes:
- a CDS encoding PhoX family protein, translating into MSILGKNLFQSNRSSLTCTYKCGNACAGEAPNHSDNAYFGDIMSRRGALKVMGAGAVTIGGGAALAACGSDSDSEAASTVGETATSTNQVTETSASAGESKKIEPVKGMQFEPVAPNKNDQITVPEGYESSVLIAWGDPVYEDAPEFDPNNQTAAAAARQFGFNNDFAGLFDHPDDEGRKVYVCSHEYSTEPQMLPNYNADDPTEEEVNIGIVSHGHTILEVSQNPETGELTREFGPLNRRITGETPMVLTGVAAGHELLQTSADPTGTKVNGTFNNCSGGVTPWGTFLSGEENIDMYWANGEAVTDERAAADLKRMGVVEGESERKWERYHDRFDLAKEPNEINRFGYLVEIDPFDPNSTPIKHTSTGRFKHEAGNIAIDKDGTVVCYSGDDQRFEYMYKFVSSEKVVEGDKAHNMTILDYGTLYVAQFEGNSPKDEITGDGDLPKDEAFDGKGKWIPLYTVTKDGSESHVDGFTAEEAAIFTRQAADEVGATKMDRPEDFEVNPVNGKVYAALTNNKYRGATGENEKKSKEDVMEYAPIRENKDGYVIEIEEESYAGTDFTWDLLLVCGDPEAASTYFAGFPKDQVSPITCPDNLAFDEHGNLWISTDSLYALDINDGLYAVGLEGENRGQTLCFLTVANGAETCGPIIKDNLVMVNVQHPGEMDDATFEEPGSHWPDGGDSLPRPAVVQVFRTDGGKIGVA
- the nirD gene encoding nitrite reductase small subunit NirD, coding for MSISVCKLADLTEGVGAAALLPDERQVAIFRVETEDGEQLFAVDNIDPYTGVAVISRGIVGESEGRPTIASPLLKQKFFLDSGESLQGDSVALRTYAVRIDGSGDDSHVIVEA
- the nirB gene encoding nitrite reductase large subunit NirB, yielding MTKENLRSDVVVVGFGMVGHRFAQELAQRRPDTSITIINRETEDYAYDRVHLSSYVGNWKREELYLEPLPANVTVVPGRAVSIKPESQELVLEDGTVYAYGELVMATGSRPFVPRLPGNDLPQVHLYRTLDDMDGIRAAIENVENKHGEVTATVVGGGLLGLEAAGATQAMGAKTHVVEMAPRLMPLQVDDAGGEMLSHAIRQMGVEIHVGAVTRSIVASTSKEGSVVLDMGDGGELETDLVIFSAGIRPRDSLGPDAGLELGSRGGFLTDRQCRTSIEHISAIGECAAVDGKTYGLVAPGYTMAEITAARLAGEPIADFEDPDMSTKLKLMGVDVASFGDAFSTIEGRKELHIQDPVSGVYKKLILDAEGKRLLGGILVGEASSYSLLRPMVGSELPGDPVSLIAPETGAGTTAIGAGDLPDSMQICSCNNVTKGQIRDAIGQGCHSVETVMGATRAGTSCGSCVSLLKGILDAEGIEQSKAVCVHFPQSRAELFEIAQSTGITEFDEFIARFGQGRGCEVCKPTFSNIVASMHTEQHVLEGRRAGLQDTNDRMLGNMQKNGTYSVIPRQPAGNVTPEQLIEMGRIADDFGLYLKVTGAQRIAMFGARTEDLPEIWRRLISVGMESGQAYGKSLRAVKSCVGTDWCRYGQQDSVAMAVRLELRYRGLRSPHKLKMGVSGCARECAESRGKDVGVIATETGWNLYVGGNAGATPRQAQLLAKDLDDDTLIRYIDRYLSFYIRTADRLQRTAAWLAEVEGGLDHVRDVVVDDSLGIARDLEEFMEHHVANYSDEWQDVLNDPEKLKRFVSFINAPNTPDPTVQFEEHPQGGRKVPLMMPVVGAQ